Part of the Roseofilum capinflatum BLCC-M114 genome is shown below.
AGGCAAACAGCGTATTGGCCAAACTCAACACGGCAAACCCCAGCAGACGGCGAATATTATCCACATCCGAGGTCGCTCGGTTAATCAAGTCCCCCACCGTATGCGTGGCAAAATACCCCGAATCTAGGCGCAGGAAATGCCCGAATATCGCTTGTTTGAGGTCAAACTCTACCTGACGACCCACCCCAAACAACAGAATCCGCGAAACCATGCGAATGGCCCACATGATCGAGGCTAACACCAATAACCACAGCACCGTACTTACCACCGTTTGGGTGCTAAACGTCACCTGTAGATTATTCACCCCATCCCGAATCAGCAGAGGAAGATAAACCCCCACAGCATTGACAATCAAAAGAGCAAAAATACCTAAGCTGGCTGATTTCCAATGGGGACGCAGGTAAGATCCGAGTTTTTGTAAATTCGATTGAGCCATAGGGAAAGGGTTGGAGACTGTTTACTATGGTGACATACGGGGAGAGTGTCGGGAGGATGGTCTGTTGCCTGTTGCCCATTCCCTATTCCCTATTGAATGAGAATCCTGATATTTTTGAAAGATAATCACAATTACACCTACCCATAACCGATTATGGCCAGCAACAAGCCCATTTTACAAAAAGGTGACGGCATCTATTACCCCGACCTCAAAGAACCGGTTAAGTACCTGCAAAACCTGCTCAAGGAAGCGGGGGTACTCAAACCCACCGATCCAGTGGATGGTCTCTTTGGCTCGATTACCGAACAAGCGGTCAAAGCATTCCAGACCAAGAAAGGCTTAAGGGCCGATGGCTTTGTGGGCCCAAATACCTGGACAGCTCTGGAGTCGGCAACCCCGAAAAAACTGCGCTATCCCGTGTTACGCAAGTGGGATGGGATTACGTTTACAGATTTGAAGGATGAGGTCAAAATCCTGCAAGAGTTGCTGAAAAAGGCTAATATATTACCGGCCAACTCTCCGGTTGATGGTCTATTTGGCGATGGGACAGAAGCGGCACTCAAGGAATTCCAGAGAGACAATAATTTAGTGGCTGATGGGGTAGCAGGGCAAAAAACCTGGTCAATGTTAGCCGGTGAAGAGGTGGAAACCTATTTACCCTATGGCAATTTGGTCTTGTCTATCGATCTCGATAAGGTGATTTACTCGATTCCTTATCCTGATGTGCGCTCCTATGCTTGGGATTCGATTCCGTTGATTATCCGGGAAGCTGAGGCGGCGAATGTGAAAGATCTGGGACAGATTGCTTATATTTTGGCTACGGCCGAGCATGAATCCCGGTTAGGTAAATGGATGGAAGAGTTTGCCAGTGGTTGGGCTTATGAGTATCGCTCGGATTTGGGCAATACTCAATATGGAGATGGGCCTCGT
Proteins encoded:
- a CDS encoding peptidoglycan-binding protein, whose product is MASNKPILQKGDGIYYPDLKEPVKYLQNLLKEAGVLKPTDPVDGLFGSITEQAVKAFQTKKGLRADGFVGPNTWTALESATPKKLRYPVLRKWDGITFTDLKDEVKILQELLKKANILPANSPVDGLFGDGTEAALKEFQRDNNLVADGVAGQKTWSMLAGEEVETYLPYGNLVLSIDLDKVIYSIPYPDVRSYAWDSIPLIIREAEAANVKDLGQIAYILATAEHESRLGKWMEEFASGWAYEYRSDLGNTQYGDGPRYKGRGFVQITGRRNYTDWSQRLGIDLVGNPSLAKDWEIAARILVIGMRDGTFTGYRLGHFISGSTRDFRGARRIINGLDRAGLIGAIAEEYYRVL